AAGACGTTTTACTGTTGGATTCGAAGCTCTTGTTGGACGCCGTCGACGACGTCTCACAATCGGCTATCTCTCCCTCCGATGGAGCCTGTTGAGGACTCTGTGCCCTCTTGGGTTTGCTGATCGGAGCTGGACCGGCATTAGCGCCGGAGGCGTTGGTGGTGCCACTGTTTGTGGGCGATGGACCCGACTGAGAGCTTTCGAAGGGTGTTGTGCTAAAGATGGATGTTTCCGAAGTGGTGAGGTTATTGCTGTTTAAGGAGCCATTGTATGGgaatgatttaaaaaattaaaacgcCGTTGAACGGATTGTCAAACTAATATTAAGATGCCAAATGAAAACGTGGAATGATACAAATGagaaagcaaaccaaacaaaaacagttcCAGCAGCTATTTTCATAACCGAAAAAGTGtcattttctttatatattataaaatgacAGCggtatttattgaaatatctGATTTATTGAAATCAGATAAGATTCGAAAATGTGATGAATTTTTTTATGaatgtaaattatatttattaaacaagCACAAACATacacttaaaaataataaattaacttataTTAGACATGGTTAGATGTGTGGGATCAAACTAAAACATATATACAGGACAAGACAGTGCAAATTATGAGGGCGACACAGAGATTCTCACACCAAGGACACACAGAGATGCTTCTCATACTCACCGGCTGGCTGTCTTGTGCGATGGTGAGCCTCCGAGCAGTTCGATGGCACTGGCGGTGGCATCATCCTTGGAGTCAGCTAGGGATTTCGCCGGCTCCTGGATGGTGCTCTGCAGCCAAAGGTAGCTAATGGGTGAGCTGGCTGGACTTTTTCCCGTATCGGCACTCAGTTGGGCTACCGATTCCGATGTTAGTTCACAGGCGCCGGTGAGGATCTCAACGCTCTCACCCAGTCTCTGTCGCAAATCCTCTATCTCCGATTGCAGAGAACTAATTTCCTGAGCCTTCTCCTCGAGCATTTCAATAGAGCTCGAGCGCAGTTGGGCTGCCTCTGCCTCCAATTCCGAGTACTGCTGCTCCAGCATATCGCGCTCATCAATGGGCGACAAACGGCCATCCTTGCTGAACTGTTCCTCGTACTCGCGCACCTTCTCCATCAGCTCGGTGAACTTCTTATCGCTCTCGTGCTGCTCATCCTCGTAGATCTGTCGCTCCTTCTCGAACAGCTGCCGCTCTTCGCTGAGTTTCGTTTGCCAGTAGTCCTCGCAATCCTCATAGGCACGCTGCATTTGCTCGAGACTGGCCTCCAGTTCCTTGGAGCGACTTTCCGGGGTGAGAGATCTGCCCTCCCTTGCAGCCTTGAGTTCCTTCTCCAACTCAGCCACCCGCTGTCTGAGGCTTGTTACCTCCTCATCTTGACTTTGACTTCTTTGGAGCTCAGAGTTTAGAGCCAACCAATCGCCGCTGTTGCTGGCATCACTCTGCTCTCCTTCGGTGCACTTGCGCTGCTTTCCCAGACGAGGGCTTTCCTCTGTGAGGTGTGTTTTGCTCGGCGAGTCCCCACGCCTTTTGGTGGCCGTGGCCGCCGACTCCTGCTCCTCTTGTTTCTCctgtttttcttgctttttgcCCTTGGTTTTCGATCGAATTAGTTCAACATTTAAGCTCTCGATTTCGATGGTCAGTTCGTCAGTCTTGTCACGCAGCTGGGCGTTCTCCATTTGAAGTGCGGCCAGCTTCTCCATTAGCTGGAGcatctcctcctccttgtcCTCGCTATGCCTTCTTGGTCGCAATGGACTGTGCTCCGGGGTGCCACCAATGCTGCTCGGCCTTTGGGCCAGTTCCTGGTTGAGCTTAATGTTCTGTTCGAGAAGCTCTGTGAGTTGGATGTGAGCCTTCTGCTGCTCTGACTCAAGCTCCAAGTTCTCTGTGCGCACCAGTTCGAGTTCCGTCCTGAGGCGGATCTCCTCCTGCTCAAGCGACTTAAGCTGCGCCTCAAGTTTTCCCGTCATGCTGGTCCAGTGATCGCGGTCATTGCTCATTCGCAGCGTAAGTTCCCGCACCATGCTGGCGTGTCgttgctccagctgctgcacctgcttcTTGGAGTTATCCTCCAGTGAGGCATGCCGCTCGTCCACTTCCACGGCCAGCAAAGCCACCCTTTGGTTAGCCGCCTTATTATCGGCCCGCAGCTTGAGGTTCTCTTCGTGCTGCTGCCTGTAGGCAAGTCGGTAGTTGCCCAACTCTGTGGCCTGCAAAGCAGCCAGAGCACGCAGCATATTCGATTGCTCGTGATCGCCTTCGAGGCCACGCATCTCCTCCTCCAACGCCTTGGTCAGCTGTTGCAGGTtgacctcctcctcctcatcgaaTCCCAGGACGTGAAGTAGGTTGCGAGTGTTGGGAATGCTGGCCAGCTCCCAGGCTTCGATAATGCTATGCACTGAGATCGTCTCCAGCTGCTGAGGCGTCACGGTGTCTGTAAATCATGGCAATTAACAATTAGCGTGGGACGAATGAGATTGGGTTCGCTGTtgtatatacacatttattatacatatagCCCAAGATACCAGGTGGGTGTGGGATTGGGAGTGGGaagggtgtgtgtgtgtatcgaTGGTGTAAGCGAAAGCGCCGAAAGTTTGCTATTTCTCTATATCAAATGGCTTTCCGAAAtgagaaaatatatttttgtttttgcgtgATATTTTAAGAGGTAGGAATTATTAAACCAAGAAAATGAAACAACTTATAAAGAAATATCCTTCCTAActaaaattcatttatataaaatcatTAATTAAATAGATACTCAAATACTCAAGGAGTTACAACTTTACTAGGGGTTGAAAGTGTAGGATGTGTGATTATACGAGTAAGTAGAACGAATCAATGGTGCGGCTACATAGGGTGCGATTAGAGACCGAATGACTGGGTTGGGGTTTCGGTGGGTGTGGGGGTGTTGACAATTGCTTCAGAGCGCACAAACCTTTGCAGCATGACCAACGGCCGCCGTGGTAGCATCTCCAGTGCTCGGACGACGGTGCGGGATTGGCGGCCAGGTGATGGCCTACGTTGTGTACCGACAAGTGTTTTACTTTTATCATTGCTTCAAACataattttcgcattttgggCTAACAACAACATAGGGTGGCAGGGACAAGGGGATCGGCTAATATGGGATATTTCGGGTTGGTTGCTGGCCGAAGGGAACTTACCCAAGGATTCCacgctgctgctgtgctgcgCCTGGCTCTGGATGGACAGTTGTTTCAACTTGGCTGCTGCCGTCGGCGATGCAGTTGCTCCTGTGGTATTGTTGTTAATCTTCCGGCGTGCTGGCAGCGAAGCACATCGCTTCAGTTTGCTGCCGCTGGTGTGGACGGACCGCAGGCGTCGGCTGCCAGGAAGATCGCTCTGGGACGAGGAACGTTGCACCTGTGGATAGTGAACATAACATGCTTATTAGTGCTGAACTATAAGaaacttatttaatttcgtaatgattatttaaaatacttcaTTTGCATTGTGGTACTTAGTCGTGTTCTACTGTACCAGCAATAATTAACGATTAAACAAAATCTGTTTACTATGCACTTTTGCATACATAACCAGAAGTTGTATCGCCACTTCGTACGTGACTTGCCAATCGACGCTCACCTGAACTCCCAGCTCATCGCAGCCATTGAGATttcgctgcttctgctgctgctgcagctggtcCTCATCCGTATTGTCCGAGTCCGTGACGGATAACTCGTAGATTCCCTGTTGTGGCCTGGACCGGCGACCGTATTTCTTGGTGCCCACAACGAGTTTGGGTGAAACTTCGCGATCGGAAGACTCGGGCGGACTCTCAATATATGTGCTGGTCAGCGGCTCATCCGTAATCACCAGTGAACGCTCTGCAAGATTCAATAGATATAGGTTAGTAGAGAACTGGAAGAGTTGTATGGATCTTAGGTGGCTACCAAAGCGAGCGGCTAGCTTCTCAATGATCGGATCTGCTAAATGGCCGCCGGATCGGCGGTAATACAATCGCGTTCCCATTTCGATTTGGACTAAACGGCCCAGCTGAATGAGTCGCGTATTTATACAGGACATCGTAACCAACTACCTGATTGGGAACATGCAGGATCAGGTAGGCGAGAACAGTTGGGAGTCGTAAAAAATTGTCAATTGCATATATGATTTTATGACCGCCAGCTGCCGCCGTGCTAATCCGCGTGCTGATTATGATTCTCGTATCCTAAGGTGTCCTATTTTGCCTAGAAGTTTCCGAAGCAGATAAGCAGGGGTTCGAAGTAAAGGTCTCCGTCTCCGTATAAAACTCCGTCCCTACTTAGGGATTTAAAGTTTTGGCAGTTAAAGAGTAAATCTGGGAAATCAGTATCAATTCATTTGTATATCCCTTTACCGACTGATTGAACTATGCCTATGAGGTCAGAGTTTTATTAATACAGAAACCCCACTCGGTTCCAAATCCGTGTCAAAATTGA
This genomic stretch from Drosophila teissieri strain GT53w chromosome 2L, Prin_Dtei_1.1, whole genome shotgun sequence harbors:
- the LOC122611893 gene encoding blastoderm-specific protein 25D isoform X1, translating into MEVSADPYEQKLYQMFRSCETQCGLLDEKSLLKLCSLLELRDHGSALIASLGGSHQLGVSFGQFKEALLNFLGSEFDGTTSSGFIERSLVITDEPLTSTYIESPPESSDREVSPKLVVGTKKYGRRSRPQQGIYELSVTDSDNTDEDQLQQQQKQRNLNGCDELGVQVQRSSSQSDLPGSRRLRSVHTSGSKLKRCASLPARRKINNNTTGATASPTAAAKLKQLSIQSQAQHSSSVESLDTVTPQQLETISVHSIIEAWELASIPNTRNLLHVLGFDEEEEVNLQQLTKALEEEMRGLEGDHEQSNMLRALAALQATELGNYRLAYRQQHEENLKLRADNKAANQRVALLAVEVDERHASLEDNSKKQVQQLEQRHASMVRELTLRMSNDRDHWTSMTGKLEAQLKSLEQEEIRLRTELELVRTENLELESEQQKAHIQLTELLEQNIKLNQELAQRPSSIGGTPEHSPLRPRRHSEDKEEEMLQLMEKLAALQMENAQLRDKTDELTIEIESLNVELIRSKTKGKKQEKQEKQEEQESAATATKRRGDSPSKTHLTEESPRLGKQRKCTEGEQSDASNSGDWLALNSELQRSQSQDEEVTSLRQRVAELEKELKAAREGRSLTPESRSKELEASLEQMQRAYEDCEDYWQTKLSEERQLFEKERQIYEDEQHESDKKFTELMEKVREYEEQFSKDGRLSPIDERDMLEQQYSELEAEAAQLRSSSIEMLEEKAQEISSLQSEIEDLRQRLGESVEILTGACELTSESVAQLSADTGKSPASSPISYLWLQSTIQEPAKSLADSKDDATASAIELLGGSPSHKTASRNNLTTSETSIFSTTPFESSQSGPSPTNSGTTNASGANAGPAPISKPKRAQSPQQAPSEGEIADCETSSTASNKSFESNSKTSCLSHEKCSSPSALKEELKRLKFFELSLKEQIKDLSLQRDGLVMELQQLQEARPVLEKAYARTTHPTLQQRLNQLELRNRHLQNVIKQQQQYTESLMQQSWRQHQVELNDLHSRIETQGVLLAEQTQRLQNADILVKDLYVENSHLTATVQRLEQQRARVNLIHQQQQQQRLVGGGLPGMP
- the LOC122611893 gene encoding blastoderm-specific protein 25D isoform X2; this encodes MEVSADPYEQKLYQMFRSCETQCGLLDEKSLLKLCSLLELRDHGSALIASLGGSHQLGVSFGQFKEALLNFLGSEFDGTTSSGFIERSLVITDEPLTSTYIESPPESSDREVSPKLVVGTKKYGRRSRPQQGIYELSVTDSDNTDEDQLQQQQKQRNLNGCDELGVQVQRSSSQSDLPGSRRLRSVHTSGSKLKRCASLPARRKINNNTTGATASPTAAAKLKQLSIQSQAQHSSSVESLDTVTPQQLETISVHSIIEAWELASIPNTRNLLHVLGFDEEEEVNLQQLTKALEEEMRGLEGDHEQSNMLRALAALQATELGNYRLAYRQQHEENLKLRADNKAANQRVALLAVEVDERHASLEDNSKKQVQQLEQRHASMVRELTLRMSNDRDHWTSMTGKLEAQLKSLEQEEIRLRTELELVRTENLELESEQQKAHIQLTELLEQNIKLNQELAQRPSSIGGTPEHSPLRPRRHSEDKEEEMLQLMEKLAALQMENAQLRDKTDELTIEIESLNVELIRSKTKGKKQEKQEKQEEQESAATATKRRGDSPSKTHLTEESPRLGKQRKCTEGEQSDASNSGDWLALNSELQRSQSQDEEVTSLRQRVAELEKELKAAREGRSLTPESRSKELEASLEQMQRAYEDCEDYWQTKLSEERQLFEKERQIYEDEQHESDKKFTELMEKVREYEEQFSKDGRLSPIDERDMLEQQYSELEAEAAQLRSSSIEMLEEKAQEISSLQSEIEDLRQRLGESVEILTGACELTSESVAQLSADTGKSPASSPISYLWLQSTIQEPAKSLADSKDDATASAIELLGGSPSHKTASRTTPFESSQSGPSPTNSGTTNASGANAGPAPISKPKRAQSPQQAPSEGEIADCETSSTASNKSFESNSKTSCLSHEKCSSPSALKEELKRLKFFELSLKEQIKDLSLQRDGLVMELQQLQEARPVLEKAYARTTHPTLQQRLNQLELRNRHLQNVIKQQQQYTESLMQQSWRQHQVELNDLHSRIETQGVLLAEQTQRLQNADILVKDLYVENSHLTATVQRLEQQRARVNLIHQQQQQQRLVGGGLPGMP